The following proteins come from a genomic window of Vallitaleaceae bacterium 9-2:
- a CDS encoding DUF1593 domain-containing protein: MKKHLSCLLIIVIAFSTTVCTPKAQERFTDVALTHWAYEYIHQLATKDVINGYPNGAFYPNQDVTAEQFLKMVVSTIGYPNLNASSDDPSLWSKPYIEKAYTLGIIQTPDALYNLDWSDAITREVAADLAIKADHLLHNTPKDSMATESSYPISDIYLISNALKPSVYDAFASGIITGYEDKTFKPKGLLTRAEASAIIMRITNIALRQPQDTTLALAPSLPKSRVIAMTDGEGDDRASMVRFLFYANEMDIEAIIQTNSYYQINGNSQTTNVYWLEDVIEAYGKDLKNLRIHDPNYPDASFLLDRLYLGDEDPEHVQKNNDKAIPPFGATPGSKKIIEVLLNDDPRPVWIQAWGGLNTAAEALYELKYSGNYSASAYKKAAEKTRIFSITFQDNSGDYIREHFPEVLLIRSMSFDDTWGYTNPQDQWTGEDWVTAYLYKHGNLASRYTKLSILEGDTPAFLNNLANGLRAHENPTFGGWGGRFFSKDGHYYTDVKDGGSIYTAVKKYIPAAQNDFAARLDWAMHNTYAKANHHPMIRLDGPRDFVVSPGDDIELSARGSYDPDGDKVTYTWAQDKNAGTSSASISLQNNHSLTDAFFIVPTSAKPGTTIHVILEAVDDGTPQLVRYERLIFHVE, translated from the coding sequence ATGAAAAAACATCTTAGTTGCCTTCTCATTATCGTCATCGCTTTTAGCACAACTGTATGTACGCCCAAAGCACAGGAACGCTTCACTGACGTAGCATTGACACATTGGGCCTATGAATATATACACCAACTTGCTACAAAGGATGTCATCAATGGCTACCCTAACGGAGCTTTTTATCCTAATCAAGATGTCACTGCTGAACAATTTTTAAAAATGGTCGTTAGCACCATTGGCTATCCGAACCTAAACGCATCTTCAGATGATCCCAGCCTTTGGTCCAAACCCTATATCGAAAAAGCTTATACCCTCGGGATAATTCAAACCCCCGATGCCTTATATAACTTAGATTGGTCCGATGCTATTACGCGTGAAGTCGCTGCCGATCTTGCCATCAAGGCAGATCATCTTCTCCACAACACACCAAAAGATAGCATGGCGACTGAATCGAGCTACCCAATATCAGATATATACTTAATCAGCAACGCTTTAAAACCTTCGGTATATGATGCATTTGCAAGCGGCATCATTACAGGTTATGAAGATAAAACCTTCAAGCCCAAAGGATTATTGACCCGTGCTGAAGCCAGTGCGATTATTATGCGTATCACCAACATCGCCTTACGCCAGCCACAAGACACAACACTAGCTTTAGCACCTAGCTTACCCAAAAGCCGTGTTATCGCCATGACCGATGGCGAAGGTGATGATCGGGCATCCATGGTCCGTTTTTTGTTCTATGCCAACGAAATGGACATCGAAGCCATTATTCAGACCAATTCATATTATCAAATCAATGGAAATAGCCAGACGACAAATGTCTACTGGCTAGAAGATGTGATTGAAGCATATGGAAAAGACCTGAAGAATCTACGTATACATGATCCTAACTATCCCGATGCCTCTTTTCTCTTAGATAGGCTATACCTAGGAGATGAAGATCCAGAGCATGTTCAAAAAAATAATGACAAAGCCATACCTCCATTTGGAGCAACACCTGGCTCTAAAAAAATCATCGAAGTGCTCCTAAATGACGACCCACGTCCAGTATGGATACAAGCTTGGGGCGGATTAAACACAGCGGCTGAAGCACTTTATGAACTTAAATACAGTGGCAACTATAGTGCATCGGCATATAAAAAAGCGGCCGAAAAAACACGTATTTTTTCGATAACCTTTCAGGATAATAGCGGCGACTATATTCGGGAACACTTTCCTGAAGTCTTATTGATACGTAGTATGTCCTTTGATGATACCTGGGGTTATACCAACCCTCAAGACCAATGGACAGGGGAAGATTGGGTGACAGCTTATCTCTATAAACATGGAAACCTTGCTTCAAGATATACTAAGCTTTCGATTCTTGAAGGCGATACCCCTGCTTTTCTCAACAACCTTGCTAATGGACTACGTGCACACGAAAATCCTACCTTTGGCGGTTGGGGCGGACGCTTTTTTTCAAAAGATGGGCACTACTACACGGATGTTAAAGATGGCGGTTCTATCTATACTGCTGTTAAAAAATATATTCCTGCAGCGCAAAATGACTTTGCTGCCCGCCTAGATTGGGCAATGCATAATACCTATGCAAAAGCGAACCATCATCCGATGATTCGCCTAGATGGTCCGCGTGATTTTGTTGTTTCACCAGGAGATGATATTGAGCTTTCTGCGCGTGGAAGCTACGATCCAGATGGCGATAAAGTAACCTATACATGGGCACAGGATAAAAACGCCGGAACTTCCTCTGCCTCCATTAGCCTTCAAAACAACCACTCCTTGACAGATGCATTCTTTATTGTTCCAACATCAGCAAAACCCGGAACTACCATTCACGTAATTCTGGAAGCTGTCGATGATGGAACCCCTCAGTTGGTACGATATGAACGCCTCATTTTTCACGTGGAGTGA
- a CDS encoding ATP-binding cassette domain-containing protein, translating to MSDTILKVVNLAGQSPDGFKISNISLELKRGEIHVIVGENNSGQKSFVSVLAGITPLEEGQVFYDGQHLSPKSLLNRSNQDIAFLFQENSLVRHLTVAENLWLNRLPKIRGTQFIHWRKIKKKSEEVLQHLNIHIHVKEKVARLTQEQCKLLEIAKTFMHSPQLVVLHEPTENLSTSKVSTLFKILQEYKRHGGSVIYVTKNWEEALKIADNISVLSKGKSVGKFTAAEAKNDPRKLLRLLDSYSFKKDNSVQDSHLDIKYDENEEVLNSVFRAAELLTSEYELKDVLLFLAQSVSKAMNCDGTCIDLLDYSTRTKIDTYVYHKDEPLHVKVREDFVFQLLDEDTLFYSNHRDKEFCSYFKEKGQVKTLICVPLSIRSRVAGVIQIFYKETYVHSKEEAKYLMAFAQQAAISIEDTRLIGRSAMLQESHHRIKNNLQAISSYIALQKRYISQEYKNEVENILDNTISRIKSIAAVHDLLSKDQLGRSIINIKELISVIIEFSELESDVDIEVDFEDMFIPYSKATSIALLINELICNCNKYAFTDQVHMNKKVMILGYKKHNGVYVQIHDNGKGFPPNFNIEKDKSLGLTIVTSMIKNEFKGVIEFTNDSGAKVNIRLDSERIFLGR from the coding sequence GTGTCAGATACAATATTAAAAGTTGTTAACTTGGCAGGGCAAAGTCCTGATGGATTTAAAATTTCAAATATTTCCCTTGAATTAAAACGAGGTGAGATACATGTTATCGTCGGTGAAAATAATTCCGGACAAAAATCGTTTGTATCTGTGTTGGCGGGGATTACACCCCTGGAAGAAGGACAAGTGTTTTACGATGGTCAGCACTTAAGCCCCAAGTCCTTATTGAATCGATCGAATCAAGATATAGCCTTTTTATTTCAAGAAAATTCTTTGGTTCGTCATTTGACGGTAGCTGAGAACTTATGGCTGAACCGTTTGCCCAAAATTCGAGGAACACAATTTATCCATTGGAGAAAAATCAAGAAAAAATCAGAAGAAGTGTTACAGCATCTGAATATACATATCCATGTCAAAGAAAAAGTAGCAAGGTTGACACAAGAGCAATGCAAGTTATTAGAAATAGCCAAGACATTTATGCATAGCCCGCAGCTGGTTGTCCTACATGAGCCGACAGAAAACTTAAGCACATCAAAAGTCTCGACACTATTTAAAATTTTACAAGAATATAAGCGGCATGGAGGCAGTGTCATCTATGTAACAAAAAACTGGGAAGAAGCATTAAAGATTGCTGATAATATTTCAGTATTGTCAAAAGGTAAAAGCGTAGGTAAATTTACAGCAGCAGAAGCTAAAAATGATCCGCGTAAACTTCTTCGCCTTTTGGATAGTTATAGTTTTAAAAAAGATAATAGTGTTCAAGATAGTCATCTGGATATAAAATATGATGAAAATGAAGAGGTACTCAATAGTGTTTTTCGAGCAGCTGAACTTTTAACTTCCGAGTATGAATTAAAGGACGTTCTGTTGTTTTTAGCTCAAAGTGTGTCAAAAGCCATGAATTGTGATGGGACGTGTATTGATTTGTTAGATTATAGTACACGTACAAAAATTGATACTTACGTATATCATAAGGATGAACCCTTGCATGTAAAAGTTCGTGAAGACTTTGTTTTTCAGCTATTGGATGAAGATACGCTATTTTACTCGAATCATCGTGATAAAGAATTTTGTTCGTATTTTAAAGAAAAAGGACAAGTTAAAACCCTTATCTGTGTCCCGTTAAGTATTCGCTCAAGAGTGGCAGGTGTTATACAGATTTTTTATAAGGAAACATACGTACATTCAAAAGAAGAAGCAAAATATTTAATGGCATTTGCTCAACAGGCGGCAATATCTATTGAAGATACGCGTCTTATCGGACGTTCAGCGATGCTGCAAGAAAGCCATCATCGAATAAAAAACAATTTACAAGCAATCAGCAGCTATATTGCCTTGCAAAAAAGATATATCAGTCAAGAATATAAGAATGAAGTTGAAAATATATTGGATAATACGATTTCTAGAATTAAAAGTATTGCCGCTGTCCATGATTTGTTATCAAAAGATCAATTGGGACGCAGTATCATCAATATCAAAGAGCTTATTAGTGTCATCATTGAATTTTCAGAATTGGAATCCGATGTGGATATAGAAGTGGATTTTGAAGATATGTTTATACCCTATAGTAAAGCGACATCGATTGCTTTATTGATTAATGAATTGATTTGTAACTGTAACAAATATGCATTTACAGATCAGGTGCATATGAACAAAAAAGTCATGATATTGGGATATAAAAAACATAATGGAGTCTATGTTCAGATTCATGATAATGGAAAAGGATTTCCCCCAAACTTTAATATAGAAAAAGACAAAAGTTTAGGGTTGACCATTGTAACATCCATGATCAAGAATGAATTCAAAGGCGTTATTGAATTTACCAATGATTCAGGTGCAAAAGTTAATATCAGATTAGATTCGGAAAGAATTTTTTTAGGCAGATAA
- a CDS encoding response regulator, with protein MKVIIAEDEYISLMGLKANLEELGHEVIGEATDGKDAVKQVLEKKPDMVIMDINMPIINGIDALRQINEKLSIPSIIVSGYHDQKLVKKANEVGVYAYLIKPISKQDIKVAIQTSNSRFLDYKNIEQQLIKTEKKYEDRKYIERAKGILMENHHLREHEAMKKLQKMSRDKNIKMATLAEKIIEANELIQK; from the coding sequence ATGAAGGTTATTATTGCTGAAGATGAGTATATTTCACTTATGGGACTCAAAGCGAATCTGGAAGAACTAGGACATGAAGTAATTGGAGAAGCAACAGATGGTAAGGATGCAGTTAAGCAGGTACTAGAAAAAAAACCGGATATGGTTATTATGGATATCAATATGCCTATTATTAATGGTATTGATGCACTTAGACAGATCAATGAAAAACTATCGATCCCCAGTATTATCGTTAGCGGATACCATGATCAAAAATTAGTCAAGAAAGCCAATGAAGTTGGAGTATATGCATATTTAATTAAACCTATATCCAAACAAGACATCAAAGTGGCGATACAGACAAGTAATAGCAGATTTTTAGATTATAAAAATATCGAACAACAGCTGATAAAAACGGAAAAAAAGTATGAAGACCGTAAGTACATCGAGAGGGCCAAAGGAATTTTGATGGAAAATCATCATTTGCGAGAACATGAAGCGATGAAAAAGCTTCAAAAGATGAGCCGAGATAAAAATATCAAGATGGCAACATTAGCCGAAAAAATTATCGAAGCCAATGAATTAATTCAAAAATAA
- a CDS encoding alcohol dehydrogenase catalytic domain-containing protein, with product MSEKMKAVVAYGPEDYKVESVDIPKAGFEEVIIKIGACGICGSDMKAYHGASMFWGGENPWMKAPVIPGHEFFGTVVELGEGAAEKYDIQIGDRIITDQIKPCGKCRFCQSGQYWMCEVHDMYGFQGGIADGGMAEYMKIYNVSKIYKIPKELSLEEASIIEPLACAVHTVQRATIEYEDVVVLAGAGTLGLCMVQLIRLKTPKTLIVLDVSDERLAMAKKLGADITINPQKTDAISEVKALTQGYGCDVYIEATGSPIGVTQGLEMIRKLGRFVEFSVFGKETTTDWSVIGDRKELDIRGSHLGPYTYPVAIDLLKRKLVTADDIVAAQYPLEAFTEAFELALSGSVIKVLLVP from the coding sequence ATGAGCGAAAAAATGAAAGCAGTGGTAGCCTATGGACCAGAAGATTACAAAGTTGAAAGTGTAGATATTCCAAAAGCCGGATTTGAAGAAGTCATTATTAAAATCGGTGCCTGTGGGATATGCGGCAGTGATATGAAAGCGTATCATGGCGCCAGTATGTTTTGGGGTGGAGAAAATCCATGGATGAAGGCACCGGTTATACCGGGACATGAATTCTTTGGAACCGTCGTTGAATTAGGTGAAGGTGCCGCTGAAAAATATGATATACAAATCGGAGATCGTATAATAACCGACCAAATTAAGCCCTGTGGAAAGTGCCGATTCTGTCAATCGGGTCAATATTGGATGTGTGAAGTTCATGATATGTATGGATTCCAAGGTGGTATTGCTGATGGTGGAATGGCAGAATACATGAAGATCTACAATGTAAGTAAAATCTATAAGATTCCAAAAGAACTTTCACTTGAAGAAGCTAGTATTATTGAGCCTCTAGCATGTGCAGTGCACACGGTGCAACGGGCAACCATAGAATATGAAGATGTTGTCGTTCTTGCAGGCGCAGGAACCTTAGGGTTATGTATGGTTCAGCTTATACGCTTAAAGACACCAAAGACGTTAATCGTATTAGATGTTAGTGATGAGCGCTTGGCGATGGCGAAAAAACTTGGTGCAGATATAACCATTAATCCCCAAAAAACAGATGCCATTAGCGAGGTCAAAGCATTAACACAAGGATATGGTTGTGATGTATATATTGAGGCAACAGGATCACCGATTGGGGTAACACAAGGCTTGGAAATGATTCGAAAACTGGGACGTTTTGTTGAATTTAGTGTCTTTGGAAAAGAGACAACCACGGATTGGAGTGTAATTGGAGACCGTAAAGAACTGGATATACGCGGTTCACATTTGGGACCCTATACATATCCGGTCGCTATCGATTTATTAAAGCGTAAGTTAGTCACAGCAGATGATATCGTTGCAGCACAATATCCGTTGGAAGCGTTTACAGAAGCTTTTGAGTTGGCACTTAGCGGAAGTGTTATCAAAGTCTTGTTAGTACCTTGA
- a CDS encoding sugar ABC transporter ATP-binding protein, whose product MEKILEIKNITKRFPGVTALHDVTLDIYAGEIHALVGENGAGKSTLMKILVGIYQQTEGVILFKGKPMSILDPKEAQKLGISIIHQEFSLVPYLNAYENIFLGKELKRSSGILDRKKMKSQAQKLLDKIGVEVNLDIPVDRLTVAQQQIVEIIKALMENPQVLIMDEPTASLTEGETKKFFELIEKLKADGVTMIFISHHMNEIFEICDRFSCLRDGIFAGTDLVKNVTAKDIVRMMVGRELGDNQYPQKPPYDSIKKNKIILKARNFNRGKYVKNASFELRQGEILGIAGLVGAGRTELIRLLIGADRAQSKQVLLEDKPVAIHSPHQALNYGIGLVPENRKTQGLILEATVKDNITLSNMKKSCGRFGFRKQSDENKIAKKYIDSLNIKTPHLMQKVKNLSGGNQQKVVLAKWMNTDCHILIFDEPTRGIDVGAKYEIHKLMRDLANEGLGIIMISSELPEVLGVSDRVLTVYGGSITGELITDETSQEEIMYYATGGKQNG is encoded by the coding sequence TTGGAGAAAATACTAGAAATTAAAAATATTACCAAGAGATTTCCTGGGGTGACGGCACTTCATGACGTGACGTTAGATATATATGCAGGAGAGATTCATGCACTCGTCGGAGAAAATGGAGCGGGTAAATCCACGCTTATGAAGATACTAGTTGGAATCTACCAACAGACCGAAGGCGTTATTTTATTTAAAGGCAAACCGATGAGTATCTTGGATCCAAAAGAAGCCCAGAAGCTTGGAATTAGCATTATTCATCAGGAATTTAGTCTTGTACCGTATTTAAATGCTTATGAGAATATTTTTCTTGGCAAGGAATTAAAAAGATCTTCAGGGATTCTAGATCGCAAAAAGATGAAAAGTCAGGCACAAAAGCTTCTAGATAAAATCGGAGTGGAAGTTAATCTAGATATACCGGTTGATCGTTTAACCGTAGCGCAACAGCAAATCGTTGAAATTATCAAAGCACTCATGGAGAATCCGCAAGTATTAATTATGGATGAACCGACAGCCAGTTTAACCGAAGGTGAGACAAAGAAATTCTTTGAACTGATTGAGAAACTCAAAGCAGATGGCGTAACGATGATTTTTATATCCCATCATATGAATGAGATTTTTGAAATTTGTGACCGATTTTCTTGCCTAAGGGATGGAATTTTTGCAGGAACGGATTTGGTCAAAAATGTAACTGCAAAAGACATTGTCCGAATGATGGTTGGGCGAGAGTTAGGTGACAATCAATACCCTCAAAAGCCACCATATGACAGTATCAAAAAAAATAAAATCATATTAAAGGCACGTAATTTTAATCGAGGAAAATATGTAAAGAATGCAAGCTTTGAATTAAGACAAGGAGAGATTCTTGGTATTGCAGGTCTTGTAGGTGCAGGACGTACAGAACTTATTCGTCTACTTATCGGCGCGGATCGTGCACAGAGTAAGCAAGTACTATTAGAGGATAAACCTGTAGCGATTCATTCGCCGCATCAAGCGCTAAACTATGGTATTGGTCTTGTGCCTGAAAATAGAAAGACACAGGGACTTATCCTTGAGGCAACTGTAAAGGATAATATTACATTGTCCAACATGAAAAAATCATGTGGTCGATTTGGATTTAGAAAACAAAGTGATGAAAATAAAATTGCTAAAAAATATATTGATTCACTCAATATCAAAACACCCCATCTAATGCAAAAAGTAAAAAATCTGAGTGGTGGAAACCAGCAAAAGGTTGTACTGGCCAAGTGGATGAATACAGATTGTCATATCTTGATTTTTGATGAACCGACTCGCGGAATTGATGTGGGAGCAAAATATGAAATTCATAAATTAATGCGTGATTTAGCAAATGAAGGTTTGGGGATTATCATGATATCTTCAGAACTACCGGAGGTATTAGGTGTCAGTGACCGCGTGCTGACCGTTTATGGTGGAAGCATTACAGGTGAGCTGATTACAGATGAGACAAGCCAGGAAGAAATCATGTACTATGCTACTGGAGGTAAGCAAAATGGATAA
- a CDS encoding cold-shock protein, with product MTGTVKWFNGDKGFGFITSDEGNDVFVHYSQIQKDGFKTLEEGEKVEFDVVEGNKGPQAENVVSL from the coding sequence ATGACAGGAACAGTTAAATGGTTTAATGGAGACAAAGGATTTGGTTTTATCACTTCAGACGAAGGAAATGATGTATTCGTACATTACTCACAAATCCAAAAAGACGGTTTCAAAACTTTAGAAGAAGGCGAAAAAGTAGAATTCGACGTAGTTGAAGGAAACAAAGGCCCTCAAGCTGAAAACGTAGTTAGCCTATAA
- a CDS encoding ribose ABC transporter permease has product MDNTSKRKSNSQIAALRSIIQKLFDEPMMFTITALVVLCIVMALFSPEFLTSSNISNVLRQVTINSILATGMTFVIISSRIDLSVGSIMAFSGTMMAAAMADFGMPIGVAILLGILIGALFGTINGVLIAFAKLPAIIVTLAMMQIPRGLALLYTGGYPLNGLPDQFSIIGRGYVLGVVPVPVVIMAIVYILAYIILNHLAMGRYIYSIGGNEEAVRLSGIKTKLYIILPFVISGITASIGGTIITSRLMSGQPMAGEGFELDAIAAVVLGGTDIAGGRGHIVGTLIGAVMLGVLTNGLNLIGVSPYIQRIFKGLIIIAAVYLSSRKRD; this is encoded by the coding sequence ATGGATAATACGAGCAAAAGAAAGTCAAATAGTCAAATAGCAGCATTACGATCCATAATACAGAAACTCTTTGATGAACCGATGATGTTTACCATCACTGCACTGGTCGTCTTGTGTATTGTCATGGCGCTTTTTTCTCCTGAATTTTTAACATCATCCAATATTAGTAATGTATTAAGACAAGTCACGATTAATTCTATATTGGCAACTGGGATGACCTTTGTGATTATTAGCTCTCGAATTGACCTATCGGTTGGATCGATTATGGCTTTTTCAGGAACAATGATGGCAGCGGCAATGGCAGATTTTGGCATGCCTATTGGCGTAGCGATTTTGTTGGGAATTCTTATTGGTGCACTTTTTGGAACGATTAACGGTGTCTTGATTGCCTTTGCAAAGTTACCTGCAATTATTGTAACCCTAGCGATGATGCAAATTCCTAGAGGACTTGCCTTACTTTATACAGGCGGTTATCCGCTTAATGGTTTACCAGATCAGTTTTCAATTATTGGGCGGGGATATGTACTCGGTGTTGTTCCGGTGCCTGTAGTGATTATGGCGATTGTCTATATTTTAGCCTATATTATCTTGAATCATTTAGCAATGGGGCGCTATATATACTCTATTGGAGGCAATGAAGAGGCTGTTCGACTATCAGGAATTAAGACCAAGTTATATATTATTCTCCCCTTTGTTATTAGTGGAATCACAGCATCCATTGGGGGAACCATTATCACATCCCGTCTCATGTCAGGACAACCCATGGCAGGAGAAGGTTTTGAACTGGATGCAATCGCCGCAGTGGTTCTTGGTGGAACAGATATTGCCGGTGGACGCGGACATATTGTGGGCACCTTGATTGGAGCCGTCATGCTTGGCGTCTTGACCAATGGGCTTAATCTGATTGGTGTATCGCCTTATATTCAACGAATATTTAAGGGGCTTATCATTATTGCAGCAGTTTATTTAAGTAGTAGAAAACGTGACTAA
- a CDS encoding ABC transporter substrate-binding protein, which translates to MKRTRFGIMVAMILVLALVLSGCTQEPIGSGKDETSGTTAKQDASTDDSGSGSANATGDLVIGMSFQDMDNPYFVTMHEAFEEACASIGATAITTDASHDVNKQISDIEDMIQKEIDILLINPTDSVGVEAAVIQAKDAGVIVVAIDAQANGPIDSFAGSKNYDAGYLAGEQMAEDLGGEGKVAILNGIPVVPILERVEGFKAAVANYPGIEIVDNQNGQQERDKAMTVTENMMQAHPDLSAIFSVNDGGALGTLAAIESAQKDIGLYSVDGHPEAVDAILNGDIFKCTVAQFPRDQVRIGLGIALAKYWGSIVPEVMPIEVKKLTKENAEGFTW; encoded by the coding sequence ATGAAAAGAACACGTTTTGGAATTATGGTAGCAATGATATTAGTATTGGCACTCGTACTTAGCGGATGTACACAAGAACCAATCGGTTCAGGTAAAGATGAAACTTCAGGAACAACAGCTAAGCAAGATGCATCAACAGATGATAGCGGTTCAGGCAGTGCAAATGCAACGGGTGATCTTGTTATAGGGATGTCGTTTCAAGACATGGATAACCCATATTTTGTAACGATGCACGAAGCTTTTGAAGAAGCGTGTGCTTCGATTGGTGCTACGGCTATCACGACAGATGCATCGCATGATGTGAACAAACAGATTAGTGATATTGAAGATATGATTCAAAAAGAGATTGATATACTCTTGATCAACCCAACGGATAGTGTAGGCGTTGAAGCGGCAGTTATTCAAGCCAAAGATGCGGGTGTTATTGTCGTTGCGATTGATGCGCAGGCAAATGGACCCATTGATTCTTTTGCCGGATCCAAAAACTATGATGCAGGTTATTTGGCAGGAGAGCAAATGGCAGAAGACTTAGGTGGAGAAGGAAAAGTTGCTATCTTAAACGGTATTCCGGTGGTTCCAATTCTTGAGCGTGTTGAAGGGTTTAAAGCTGCCGTTGCAAATTATCCGGGAATTGAAATCGTTGACAATCAAAATGGTCAGCAAGAAAGAGATAAAGCAATGACCGTTACAGAGAACATGATGCAGGCACATCCAGACCTTTCTGCGATTTTTAGTGTCAATGATGGTGGAGCCCTTGGAACTTTGGCAGCGATTGAGTCAGCGCAAAAAGATATTGGCTTATATAGCGTGGATGGACATCCAGAAGCGGTCGATGCAATCTTAAACGGTGACATCTTTAAATGTACAGTGGCACAATTCCCACGCGACCAAGTACGTATTGGTTTGGGGATTGCTCTTGCAAAATACTGGGGATCGATTGTTCCAGAAGTGATGCCGATTGAAGTGAAAAAACTGACAAAAGAAAATGCAGAAGGATTTACTTGGTAA
- a CDS encoding FGGY-family carbohydrate kinase yields the protein MNQSEMIKHRIQEGKAVLGIELGSTRIKSVLIDTDYKPIASGEHAWTNSYEQGIWTYTLDEVWNGLQESYKALKKDVNQRYGAKLSTVKAMGISGMMHGYLAFDKHEHLLVPFRTWRNNITQEASVQLMDLFNYPIPQRWSIAHLYQAILNQEEHVREVDYITTLSGYVHWKLTGNKVLGIGDASGMFPIDIHHQTFHPRMIEAFDEHISGKGFAWKLGDILPKTLVAGEDAGTLTPEGARLIDPSGELCGDIPLCPPEGDAGTGMVATNSVAERTGNVSAGTSIFAMVVLENELSRVYKELDLVTTPSGKLVAMAHSNNCTSDLDAWVNIFDEVGQLFGASIDKTTLYQALYNKALEGEADGGGLLAYGYLSGEHITKFEEGRPLFTRLSDSTFSLANFMRVHLQTSLGAMKIGTDILLKKEKVVLDKMLGHGGLFKTPGVGQRLMAAAVNAPVEVMETAGEGGAWGIAILAAYLDYAKQDKRLESFLDTQVFSQQESTRIDPVIEDVEGFEQFMRYYVNGLDIERAAVEHFHST from the coding sequence ATGAATCAAAGTGAAATGATTAAACATAGGATCCAAGAGGGGAAGGCTGTTCTTGGGATTGAACTGGGTTCAACACGTATCAAGTCTGTGCTTATTGATACGGACTATAAACCGATTGCATCAGGTGAGCATGCATGGACGAATTCTTATGAACAAGGGATTTGGACATATACACTGGACGAGGTATGGAACGGGCTTCAAGAGAGCTATAAAGCTTTGAAAAAGGATGTAAATCAACGCTATGGAGCAAAACTTTCGACCGTCAAGGCGATGGGAATCAGTGGCATGATGCATGGATACTTGGCTTTTGATAAGCATGAACACCTATTAGTTCCTTTTCGGACATGGCGCAACAATATTACACAAGAGGCTTCTGTGCAATTGATGGATTTATTCAATTATCCCATACCCCAGCGATGGAGTATTGCTCATCTATATCAAGCGATTCTTAATCAAGAAGAACATGTTCGTGAGGTTGACTACATAACGACGCTTTCAGGATACGTTCATTGGAAGCTAACCGGGAATAAAGTTTTGGGCATTGGCGACGCATCAGGGATGTTTCCGATTGATATTCATCACCAAACCTTTCATCCACGGATGATTGAAGCATTTGATGAACATATATCGGGAAAAGGATTTGCATGGAAGTTAGGCGACATCTTACCAAAAACTTTAGTTGCGGGAGAGGATGCAGGAACGCTTACACCAGAAGGCGCTAGATTAATCGATCCAAGTGGAGAACTTTGCGGGGATATTCCGCTATGCCCACCAGAAGGTGATGCGGGGACAGGAATGGTAGCAACAAATAGTGTCGCTGAACGCACGGGTAATGTATCTGCAGGAACATCTATTTTTGCCATGGTCGTACTTGAAAACGAATTATCCAGAGTCTATAAAGAGCTTGACCTTGTGACGACACCATCAGGAAAATTGGTTGCGATGGCCCATTCAAACAACTGTACTTCGGATTTGGATGCATGGGTGAATATATTTGATGAAGTCGGACAACTTTTTGGTGCATCTATAGATAAGACGACACTTTATCAAGCCTTGTATAACAAAGCACTTGAAGGGGAGGCAGATGGGGGAGGCCTTCTTGCCTATGGATACCTCTCGGGTGAACACATCACAAAATTTGAAGAAGGAAGACCCTTATTTACACGTTTGTCTGACAGCACGTTTAGTCTTGCTAACTTTATGCGTGTGCACTTGCAGACCTCACTTGGTGCTATGAAAATAGGGACAGATATATTGTTAAAAAAAGAAAAAGTGGTTCTGGATAAGATGTTAGGTCATGGAGGCTTATTTAAGACGCCTGGCGTCGGCCAACGCTTAATGGCGGCGGCGGTCAACGCTCCGGTTGAAGTCATGGAAACGGCTGGAGAAGGTGGAGCATGGGGGATTGCCATATTGGCCGCTTATCTTGACTATGCTAAGCAAGATAAGCGATTAGAATCCTTTTTAGATACACAAGTATTTTCGCAGCAAGAGTCAACGCGCATAGATCCTGTTATCGAAGATGTGGAAGGCTTTGAACAGTTTATGCGATACTATGTCAACGGGTTAGATATTGAGCGGGCAGCTGTTGAGCACTTTCACTCCACGTGA